Proteins found in one Neomonachus schauinslandi chromosome 1, ASM220157v2, whole genome shotgun sequence genomic segment:
- the LOC110593796 gene encoding CD209 antigen-like protein 2 isoform X3: MAEMCDSKEPGDPEEEIFGGQRVKKKYTGLLRSSRSLPECLTRAQLPLLLLLISLGFFMLLVTILVQVGVSQELTRSDLEEILQQLTWMNVTLAGLCRPCPWKWELFQGSCYFFSQTQNVWKDAISACQNLRAQLVIISSTEEQKFLKSWNTRNNQRTWIGLSDHHNEGSWKWVDNSPLQLSFWKEGEPNNHGDEDCVELYSDGWNDNRCSVENFWTCKKPLSPCPGS; encoded by the exons ATGGCAGAGATGTGTGACTCCAAGGAGCCAGGGGACCCCG AGGAGGAGATTTTTGGGGGCCAGagagtaaagaagaaatacaCCGGACTACTCAGGAGCTCAAGGAGCTTGCCAG AGTGTCTGACCCGGGCCCAATTgcctctgctgctgcttctcatCTCTTTGGGCTTCTTCATGCTCCTGGTGACCATCCTGGTTCAAG TGGGTGTTTCTCAGGAGCTGACACGCTCAGACCTGGAGGAGATCCTCCAGCAGCTGACCTGGATGAATGTCACCCTGG cTGGCCTCTGCCGCCCCTGTCCCTGGAAATGGGAACTCTTCCAGGGAAGCTGCTACTTCTTCTCCCAGACCCAGAACGTCTGGAAAGATGCCATCTCCGCGTGTCAGAACTTGAGGGCCCAGCTGGTGATCATCAGCAGTACTGAGGAGCAG AAATTTCTGAAGTCTTGGAATACGAGAAATAACCAGCGCACCTGGATCGGCCTCAGTGACCACCACAACGAGGGTTCCTGGAAATGGGTGGACAACTCTCCCCTGCAACTCAG CTTCTGGAAAGAAGGGGAACCCAACAACCATGGAGACGAGGACTGTGTAGAATTGTACAGCGATGGCTGGAATGATAACAGATGTAGTGTGGAAAACTTCTGGACGTGCAAGAAGCCCTTGtccccctgccctggctcctgA
- the LOC110593796 gene encoding CD209 antigen-like protein E isoform X2 produces the protein MAEMCDSKEPGDPEEEIFGGQRVKKKYTGLLRSSRSLPECLTRAQLPLLLLLISLGFFMLLVTILVQVSRIHQSLQKEMWDHQESPSQVGVSQELTRSDLEEILQQLTWMNVTLAGLCRPCPWKWELFQGSCYFFSQTQNVWKDAISACQNLRAQLVIISSTEEQKFLKSWNTRNNQRTWIGLSDHHNEGSWKWVDNSPLQLSFWKEGEPNNHGDEDCVELYSDGWNDNRCSVENFWTCKKPLSPCPGS, from the exons ATGGCAGAGATGTGTGACTCCAAGGAGCCAGGGGACCCCG AGGAGGAGATTTTTGGGGGCCAGagagtaaagaagaaatacaCCGGACTACTCAGGAGCTCAAGGAGCTTGCCAG AGTGTCTGACCCGGGCCCAATTgcctctgctgctgcttctcatCTCTTTGGGCTTCTTCATGCTCCTGGTGACCATCCTGGTTCAAG TCTCCAGGATTCACCAATCCCTGCAGAAAGAGATGTGGGACCATCAGGAGAGCCCCAGCCAAG TGGGTGTTTCTCAGGAGCTGACACGCTCAGACCTGGAGGAGATCCTCCAGCAGCTGACCTGGATGAATGTCACCCTGG cTGGCCTCTGCCGCCCCTGTCCCTGGAAATGGGAACTCTTCCAGGGAAGCTGCTACTTCTTCTCCCAGACCCAGAACGTCTGGAAAGATGCCATCTCCGCGTGTCAGAACTTGAGGGCCCAGCTGGTGATCATCAGCAGTACTGAGGAGCAG AAATTTCTGAAGTCTTGGAATACGAGAAATAACCAGCGCACCTGGATCGGCCTCAGTGACCACCACAACGAGGGTTCCTGGAAATGGGTGGACAACTCTCCCCTGCAACTCAG CTTCTGGAAAGAAGGGGAACCCAACAACCATGGAGACGAGGACTGTGTAGAATTGTACAGCGATGGCTGGAATGATAACAGATGTAGTGTGGAAAACTTCTGGACGTGCAAGAAGCCCTTGtccccctgccctggctcctgA
- the LOC110593796 gene encoding CD209 antigen-like protein E isoform X1, with amino-acid sequence MPFFLEQQCPGRANAQEEEIFGGQRVKKKYTGLLRSSRSLPECLTRAQLPLLLLLISLGFFMLLVTILVQVSRIHQSLQKEMWDHQESPSQVGVSQELTRSDLEEILQQLTWMNVTLAGLCRPCPWKWELFQGSCYFFSQTQNVWKDAISACQNLRAQLVIISSTEEQKFLKSWNTRNNQRTWIGLSDHHNEGSWKWVDNSPLQLSFWKEGEPNNHGDEDCVELYSDGWNDNRCSVENFWTCKKPLSPCPGS; translated from the exons ATGCCCTTCTTCCTGGAGCAGCAGTGCCCAGGAAGGGCTAACGCTCAAG AGGAGGAGATTTTTGGGGGCCAGagagtaaagaagaaatacaCCGGACTACTCAGGAGCTCAAGGAGCTTGCCAG AGTGTCTGACCCGGGCCCAATTgcctctgctgctgcttctcatCTCTTTGGGCTTCTTCATGCTCCTGGTGACCATCCTGGTTCAAG TCTCCAGGATTCACCAATCCCTGCAGAAAGAGATGTGGGACCATCAGGAGAGCCCCAGCCAAG TGGGTGTTTCTCAGGAGCTGACACGCTCAGACCTGGAGGAGATCCTCCAGCAGCTGACCTGGATGAATGTCACCCTGG cTGGCCTCTGCCGCCCCTGTCCCTGGAAATGGGAACTCTTCCAGGGAAGCTGCTACTTCTTCTCCCAGACCCAGAACGTCTGGAAAGATGCCATCTCCGCGTGTCAGAACTTGAGGGCCCAGCTGGTGATCATCAGCAGTACTGAGGAGCAG AAATTTCTGAAGTCTTGGAATACGAGAAATAACCAGCGCACCTGGATCGGCCTCAGTGACCACCACAACGAGGGTTCCTGGAAATGGGTGGACAACTCTCCCCTGCAACTCAG CTTCTGGAAAGAAGGGGAACCCAACAACCATGGAGACGAGGACTGTGTAGAATTGTACAGCGATGGCTGGAATGATAACAGATGTAGTGTGGAAAACTTCTGGACGTGCAAGAAGCCCTTGtccccctgccctggctcctgA